In the genome of Osmerus mordax isolate fOsmMor3 chromosome 10, fOsmMor3.pri, whole genome shotgun sequence, the window ttttattaataacTGAACATGAACATGATTTCCTCCCTATACCTTAAACTCTTGGGGATGTCAGGAATTTATCTGGCTACTTGAATTTTCTATGCCAGCACGACAGACACCACAACAACATTGCATAAGTATGGATTTTGTTTTTGTCAATGTAGCTTATGCAACCAATTTACCCTAACCAGTTTGAAAGCAGACAAGCTTGTCTTCTCCTGATTAAAATCAGCTCAGATATGAGGTGACCTACATGGAGAGGTGAAGGCCATTGTGGATGCAGCTATAAGGATAGACTGAAATTAGAGAAGTGTAAAACAGATTGAGTCTAATTAACATGTACAACAAGTCTGATATATCAAATAATGTACAAATTAAATTATCTCTCGACATCTCAATAATGGCTGACGATTGCGTCACTTACTGTTTATGTACCATGGCGCCACAGCATGGAAAGTTGATGTCATTACAGTTTAAATAATCTGTACTGAATTTTACACAATATGTATGTGATGTTATGTTCATGTATTTATGACAGAGGACGAAGGGGCGAAAGATGGAGAATGAGGAGTCTGAGAGCCAAATTAATTTCCTGCCCATTTGTAATGAGATAGTCATTGCATTATAAAGACAAGTGGTCCATCAGATCCCTATTGACCATTCCCTGCATGCAGTATAACATAATAAACAATGAAACATACACAGCTAACTTCCACTGGTTTTATACTTGAGAAAATGTAACAACCAGACATTGAGAGTAAAAAAACACTTAATGGAAAAACTTCAATCAAGATAATTAGCAGGAAATGAAGAGTAAACAACATAAAATTACCCTAGAGGACAAATGTTTActttttttgtcaacatggcttTAAGGTCATTATCATTCCCAACAACAGATTACCGATAACTAAACCAAAAATAACCTTCAAAGAGGCATAAGTAGGAAAGGGAAAAGCAGGAATATGTATTTCTTGCTACGTCTGTTTGGATAAAAAGTATATCGCACTGTCCTTTGTATGTCACTAAATTCCACTGAGGCACAAAAATATTGATTGGTACTGTGCACATCTATTGCAtctattgtaaatgcatgatcTGATGGTAAAGTGATTTTGATGCTGTAATTTGTCCTCCAAACCTAGAGCTCACTAGAGGATTTGTGGTCGCAGATGATGACAAAGAGACGGTACAAGTTCAGTATGACCACCAGGAAATTCTTGATGCAGAAGAAGATGAGCATCTGGTGAACCACATTGAAGTAAACTATAACAGTGAGTCTGATGACCAGGAAGGGGCCATCTTGGATGAAAAAGCTCCCCACAATGCTCCAGATGTCCATTTTCAAAcgagagagcagggagccacCCTGGCCTTCTGACTGAACAACGGGAGCATTCAACActagaacacagacacacacacagtcactaacATGACACTGTCAGATATAACAaagagaaattaagaaagtaaaacattgtatttatcTGCTGGATGTGCAAGTTAATATGGATATATTGTACCTGAGATATGTAGGGGGAACTGCAGCATACTCCATGTCCACACTCCTAGAATGATGTACACCACATTGGGACTGCTATCCCTGTAAGAAATTTCAACCAAGGTTGCAATGACACTTGACATCTGAGGGCATCGCAATGCTGAACTCCTAAATGTCAGTGGAAATGTTACAAAGCCATATAAACCTGCTGAGCTAAGGGCCTTGTACTGGGCTAGGTTCACCAAGCTCACAATCTGTACTCATCCATGTAATAGTGTATCGAGGTTTGTATCAAGTAAATTACTCACTTGACATCGGAGAGCGTTTCACTGGTGAACTCGAGGATGTCTGCGGCAGTGCCCACaaagatgaggaggagctgggaaaGCTGGTTTCTGGTGACACCTACACCGGTTGGCAGAAGCCACTTTCCCAGGATCAAGAGAATCAGCAGGATCTGGTGTAGTGCCAGGATCCAATTGTTGGCACACACCGACGACAGCAGGGTCACAGAACCCTGGTAGGAAACCCCAGACGGTGATAAGATAGAAGCATGTTGTCTGTATGAGGTGAATATCAAACTACTGACCTCCTGTACAGAACCACATATGTCCAACCTTGAGCAACCTAAGAGATGTTTGTGGTTTTCATTTCCAGGTCTGCCTCCCCTCAGTGGAGGATTGAATCAAGTCTGTGTCTATTTTGACCGTTTTTGTATCTCTtctcgttttttttctcccttttcaGCTGgttaaataaaatactattaaGAGATGAAAGCTTGAGGAACTTCTATGATCTCTCAATTTTACAATGAATGGACTGTACACTACTCAAAATGAGCGTACTGTTTATGAGGTTTAGAAACAGATCAAACTCATTCCATACTGTAGCACAGACTGTACCCATATAGGGTTCATAAAAAGTCTGTGCATGGCCAACTTGTAATTGTTTTTATTAAAGGCGGGCcttttcataaaaaaaacaagtctGCGTCTCTGAGTTATAAGGGGAAAATATCCCGTTGCTCACAAACAACAGAGTCTTTGAGGTGAACCAACATTACCAAACCAACTGTGTGAATAGAAGCTCACTGTGTGGACAAGCCCAAGGAAAACCTTCTCTCATTTGAAAGTAACGTTAAGTAAAGGCCAAGGTCTACCTTGAAAGGTTCACTTCCATTTGATGAGTTTTGCCACATATTTATAAAGGCCTTGATGCTTTCAGCTGAATCAAGTTTGTCACACTGGAAAAGAGCAAACAATGAGTTAGAGAAAAGCTCAAATGTATACTTGCAGATCCATTATTATATCCATGATTTGTGATTGGATGCAACATGGAATATTTGATAAGGCTACTTTGGCTACATAGCACATAGCCTACCCTATAATCACTGGATTTGTTCTCCTGGTGATGCAACTCTAGGAGCCACAGAGATGGGATGATGCtgatgaggaagagaaagattGCCGGAGAAAACCTGTAGAGAGTTCAAAGAGCATTGTGAAGGTCTTTCCACTCATCCCAGAAAAAATACTGATTTGGGCACATTTATAGGCACCCTACTTTAGGCACATTTACTTAATAAATATGTTGTTCTAATGTATGCATGgtctcccatcttcctcctcatttCCACCTtcatacctacctacctactggGTTGTGAACATCTCAATGACATGTACCAGTGTAAATACAGGTTGGATAGTGAACTCAAGCATACATGagtataaatgtaaatgtaaaatgtaaatgtatacagcAGAACACTTTTTCTTACCATTCATAATCCTTCCCCTTTCTTCGCTTAAGTGTTAAAACCATCTCAATCACCAAAGGTAGGTAGAGGATAGTTAGAAACCAGTAGACTCCGTCATTCTTAACCATCACCACCCTCCACACTCCGATTAGGGAGACGAGGATGAATAATAATCTGGTAATAACCGCGCAAATAAACTGCACAATCATATTTTTGCATGAATCAGATAACTTTTAGCAGCCACGTTAGCGGTATATTAATTTGCTCACTCCAACTCCCTAAAGAAAAAAAGTTCGGTCAGTCGAGGATAGGCACGCCTCCACCACAGGCTAATAGTATTGGTTGTAGACCGCTTCTAACAATTTAGTAGCACAACTGAAGATTGACACCGCGGATTTACGTTAGACTAGGAGGGGACGTGTGCCTGTAGGAGCGACAGTTTGGTTTTCATGCGTTTTACAGATGGACAACTGACAAAtggcacacagaaagagagagggagacctaTAAGTCAACCAGCTGATTGACCTTAAATACTAcagtaaatacaaatataacacCGTTGTCCCTTGATTTATGCATTAaaaaagaagaaggaaattGTGCCATAAGGCACCCAGGTTCAACAACACGTGGGAACTCAATGTCCCGCCCTCGATGATGGTGTTACCAAGGTTACGGAAATCAACATGTCAGGAAAAGTGAAACAAGGTAACAAGACGACGATGGACAAAAACGCAAACGACAAAGACGACGCTGCATTCAAAGTATGTCACTTCTTACTTAAAGAGTCGTTAGTTATTGACAATCGTGTTTACATGTCTGCTCTAACGGTTTGTTATAAAGCACAGTAGGGCCTGTAAGTTATAGGGTCGCCTACTGTTTCGTGACTCACACAGCTAACTTGTACTGTAACCATGGCAATGTGTCTCTTTGTCCAGGACAGCGATGCCAATGAAAAAACTTTTCCCCAGTGGGACCTACTCACACATGAACAGATCAACGCGCTTCTGGATTTGACTGTGGACGAAGTGCAAACGTAGGGAGTGTTCTTGGCCAAACTGAAAAGCGTCGCCTACAATACTCATATACCAGTAGTTTACTATAATACTTATAACATACAATGACAAAGTGACAGTAGCCAACATTGTTAGCCTAATGTTTTATCTTTGTTTTTGCATGATAGCATATAGACAGTTATCTTCCTACAGTAGACCTAGGAGAGGAGTAAAGTGATGGTCACCTGGTTTAACTTGCACCAATGTGATACACCAGACACTTTTTGGAGGCCCTCGGGCTGAAGAACTACCAGACCTGTCTGAAGGAGGTAGCCATGGTGGACTACTATGTATGTGGCTTCAGGTGGGCCAAGGAGATGAACTTCAGCTGCCACCAAGTCTCCTTTGTCATGGCTGTTTTACAACTGCTCCTGGATAATATAATAGGTGATTCAAGGTGGATATCTTGATGTAAGCTGATCAACTGCCTTTAGATCAGCTTTTTATATTATAGCAGTTTTTTACTTGCACACATCTTATACATGTCTATATATCAGATTTGTAATAGGTCTATTTGTtggaaatgcacacacatacatacacagatagTATACCTACGCATGTAGGTATATATAGCTCACATATTTGTTTTATGAAGTAAAGATTTTTGTAGATGAGGAACCACTGTAGGAGCTTGAAGAGGTTGGTCTTGGTGACCCTGGTTTCAGCTCAGAGGTCATAGTTCATAGGTCAGTTTTCACCAGTTCCACAACAAATAGACAAGAGTTTACTTATCATCTCCCAATGTCGTTTCAGATAAGCAGATGTCTTTTGTAGAGAACTTCACTAAGTTTAACAGGGCAGTCACCAGGTCTCTCCAGTCCCCTACAGAGGCTGATGGCAGCCCAGTTCTGGATGCAGACCAGGCCATGGCACTCACTGATCACCTCAAATACAGGTACATCTCCTGCTGTCTCATTCCTCATTACTGGTGACACAGCTTCTGCAGCGACTCTGATGAGTATCACTGATTGCATTTTTTAATTCAAGATGATTCAGACAATCTTAAGTAAGTAATATTATATAGTGCTTCATCAATGCAAACCTCAGTACCCTCTCAAAGCTAATGCCACATGCTAATGCCCTACTGTATGTGCCAGTCAGACTTGACTAATTCTTCAGCTCATATGAACCATCCCCAGGGTCTCAGACCTTAGCTCCACTGTTCTCTGGTAGTCTGTTCCAGAACTACCGGCTGTACGAATTTCTCTTCACTAACTCCAGACAGGAACTCCTGCTCGGCATGGAGGTGGGGCTCTGTCATATTCTACGTGCTTGTGGTTGTTTTAGTGAAagttaaagacagagagacagtgtcagtaaaaatatatgttttctACCTCTGTGTTGTAGAGGACCATTGAAGTGATCTGTTCAGATGATGTAGTGGCGCCTTTGGAGGAGGGCATGCCAGCTGAAATCTATTTCCGCTTCTTGGCCCCGCCCCCTATGGAGAAGCAGAAAGAGGTGATATAGCAGTGACAATGAAGGAAACTTTAACAAATCCCCTCAGGAACAGAAAGGGATTTTGCACCATATCGAATCAAACTGCTGCAGCTTTGCTCAGTTACTCTAAAGACTCATCCTTTATTTGAAAATACAGTATCAATGATCAAATGTCTAAATCTAAGTCTAAATCTAAATGATCAGGGTGGCAAGATATTATGTTAGGTTTGAACACAATAAAATATGTAAACGTTTCAAAGAGCAGTATTTACCTCGCTATATATTTTGAATTCAAAAAGCAGTTGGCGTATTGTGGAAACCTCAGTTGTTAACCATCGCAAGTTCAAAACAATAGCAAATAGTTCTCAAGAAAATTCTCAAGTAAATGGTCTCCAAAGACAAAACAGCCATGCCTTGCTGATTCCTGGCACCATTAGAGAATGGTTCACAAGTCAAGGACAGTTGCAATTCTACAAACAACCACCAGCTGGCAATGTTCCTCTTCAGTAGATCTGCAGAATAGTGTCAAACAATAGCAGGCCTACTGAGGATGGGACAGTATGAATGAACCTGTGTCTATTTGACTGACCCAGGAGGTGAGTagtggcctggaggagggggaggaggagccaggtGACACACAGTTCCAGGATGGTGAGGAGCTGACGAGCTATAGCGTAGAGGACGTCAAAGAGGTGCTGGTAGAGATAACCagaggcatgctgg includes:
- the tmem26b gene encoding transmembrane protein 26b, which produces MIVQFICAVITRLLFILVSLIGVWRVVMVKNDGVYWFLTILYLPLVIEMVLTLKRRKGKDYEWFSPAIFLFLISIIPSLWLLELHHQENKSSDYRCDKLDSAESIKAFINMWQNSSNGSEPFKGSVTLLSSVCANNWILALHQILLILLILGKWLLPTGVGVTRNQLSQLLLIFVGTAADILEFTSETLSDVKDSSPNVVYIILGVWTWSMLQFPLHISVLNAPVVQSEGQGGSLLSRLKMDIWSIVGSFFIQDGPFLVIRLTVIVYFNVVHQMLIFFCIKNFLVVILNLYRLFVIICDHKSSSEL
- the cabcoco1 gene encoding ciliary-associated calcium-binding coiled-coil protein 1, which translates into the protein MSGKVKQGNKTTMDKNANDKDDAAFKDSDANEKTFPQWDLLTHEQINALLDLTVDEVQTHFLEALGLKNYQTCLKEVAMVDYYVCGFRWAKEMNFSCHQVSFVMAVLQLLLDNIIDKQMSFVENFTKFNRAVTRSLQSPTEADGSPVLDADQAMALTDHLKYSLFQNYRLYEFLFTNSRQELLLGMERTIEVICSDDVVAPLEEGMPAEIYFRFLAPPPMEKQKEEVSSGLEEGEEEPGDTQFQDGEELTSYSVEDVKEVLVEITRGMLGNLKAEFTEKLLVQEKNYSSRLDQLKNTSNK